Genomic DNA from Theileria equi strain WA chromosome 4 map unlocalized gcontig_1105316255033, whole genome shotgun sequence:
CGTGGTTAGTGGAAGCAAAATATAGTGGAGAGTCGGTGACAGCGTACCCTGAGCGGCGATCTACGAGCAGCGCACTGTGTACGTAGACATGAAATACTAAATATTAGCTACATGTTAAATGGTTAGTGTGTGAGTTTATGAGCGCAGTAGACGCGCAAACCGCGGCGTTGCTCCCAGGGGTGGCCGCGAGATTCCAAGGCGCCCGTCCGGAATTCCCGCAAATGAATGGAAATTTCTCAGCAGTAAGGAGAATTTTCGCGGATGCCCTATAACTGTAGTGCGAATTTGAGGAGAGTCGTCACAAGTGCCGCTTGCCGGTGTAAAGCCCACTCTTGCTGTCGTCAATGCTCTCCTTTGTGTGAAAGTACGGCCGATTAGAATCGCAGGTCTTCTCAAACAGCTCAACCTCCTTTATGCATTTCTCGATTCTGCCCTCGTTCTGGGCCAGGCAGTCCCTCAGAGGCTTCATCTGACAGTAGTCCTCCGGCTTCCTTCTAGCCTCCCTCTTTGGCATTTTAGTGAGTTACGTGGACTTCATGACTATTTGAGGTTAtgcatttaaaaattacGATAATGTGGAATCTGCCACTAAATCAACTAATCAGGCCCCTTAGGCTCTCGTAAAACCCGCGGTAAGCCTCCCGATCCTTACAGAGCGCCCCGAGCTTTTTATACGAAGCCTCCACTCCAGAGCCTCTGAATCGAGTCTCGTAGCACAAGAGCAGCACCGATAAGTCGCACTGAAAATTGGTGTGtatggaatgaagagtGTGTTGTTAGGTCTAAATGGCAGAAGGGGTGGTCCCCGTTTAGAGGAGTCTTCAGAATGGGTAGCGTTGTATGTCAATAGTTAAACTGAGAGACTCTAAAAGGTAATATGGAttctagcattccagtataccaatAAGAGcgtagtctagaggggaggTCTCTTGGTACTAGTACTGTCTACTTAGAGTATGGACTATATTTTACATGCGAGCGATTAGTTGTGTAACTATGGTACCCCAAAACTTCTTTACTAAACCACCTACTGTTCCTACCGTGGCTAGACTTCCTAGTACGCTACCACCAATCTCAAGGCCCTTCTTCACTGCAGGAGGAAGTCCAGATCGACTACTCAGTCCAGAACTAGCAGCAGCTTGAGATAGTACAGCGGCAGATTTTGTCCCAGTGAGGAGCTTCTTAATCGTATCATGGTCAGTAGCACTAGTAGGCTTAATAGTCTCATCTGTCACTTCCTCCCAATTATTAGctacttttgtttttttgtACCACTTGTGATTATTAGATACTTGATAGTGAATAAGTAGCGGCTTAGGAGTGTCATCCTTAGGATAGAAGAAGACATTTACCTCATTTATATTAgttggagaagaaagaCCTGTTTGAGACTCTCCACCAGATCCAATGAAGGATGATACtgaaaatttggaagataTGTAATGTCTTTTCCTAGTGTATTTGTGAGTATCCTCTTGATGACTTTCTACATTAATTGGGGTACCACAACCAGGAGAACTACATTGGTATCTGTTTTGGGTTTCTGAAATATTAATTATATGGGCTCCACTCAGATTTCTACGTTTTTCCTCAAGGTTACCAGCATTTATACTAGGGTCCTTAATCCACTTGTCACCATCCAGTTTGAAGAAGTCATTCCCATTACCAAGCTGAAGAATAAGGGGCTTCTCACGTCCACTATCGGCAGTTGCATAGTAGACTGAGGCACTATTATACTGAGATGCAAGAATGGATTCCTTGAATGATTTATGTTTATTACCAAGCTTAGTGGAGAGTACTCTCATTGATTCATTATTGAGAAGATGGTGAGTGTATTTATCATAGCCAGGTTTATAATTGTTTTGTTCAGAAACAGTTATCTTAACATCTGGGTTTATTGTAGAAGTTTTTTCTCCATTAACTCCATAGGTTTCGTTATTCTTCGCATCTAGTTTGAGAACTAcaacatttttaaaggtATTACTAATATCTGAAGCTCCACTATAAAAATTCTTGTCTTTATGTTTTGTCCAATTATTAGAATCTATACTATCTCTCTTGTAGTATTCATGATAATAATAATGAGCCCAATACCATCCTGTTTTTGTCACTCTGATAGCTAACGGTAAGAGATTATCCTCGTCATGGctccagtagtaaactGTAACATCCGTATGACAAGACTTGATATTCTCGAACCCATTTTGTTCAGATTTGTTGTATTTAATTTGATTCAAGTATAGAAACGCTCCAGGGAATTTATGAGTATACGTCTTGAATCCTCTTGGAGTCTTGTCCTCTTTAGGAGTAATATAATATCCACAAACAtcatatccatatttattGAAAATGTCTATATTTATATAAGTCCATATGCCACTGCGAACACAATCTGACTCTTCACTTCTACCCATCTACAAGTCAACGTGGCCACCCTTGTGGTATCTTTAATTCTTCCATAATCCTCATCCctccatagtagtactccattcatgtctcaattggtgtgagcagaatggtcagtatggatgatgaCCATGACTACCATCCAAACTACCATTTAGACTTAGTAATGCAAATTTCACAATATAGTCAACTAACCTGCAGCTGTGTTGGAACGCTTTCAAAGCCATTATAGAGTCCAAACGCCATTTCTAGTGCAGACTTATCCACAGCATTATTGAATTTCGAATCTCTGTACGAATTTTCAGCCCTTACAATAGACTTTATATTGAAACTTGCGTACATTATCATTACAGCATACagtttcttttcatcatccaaaGGATCTTGAGATGCATCACTCTCCAAAGGCAGAGAACTGATCATCATTTTCGTGTGTTTAACAATTGGTTCTAGTAAATTTGTTGCGATGTGTTCGTATATATCATGAACTTGTGACGATAGGGGTTCCGGAAATTTCCCGAGGGATAAAATTAGTCCCACCAGCTTATTGCTTGATAAAAATTTGTGTACAACGCCATCAAATAAATAACCTGCGATTTCTAAAGTTGCAACGTCagtttcttcatccattaGCATTAATGTTTCGTCGCTTTGTTCCTTGATTTGCAAGGACCTAATGTGTTTACTTATAACATTTAAAAGTTGCGATAATTTCTCGTGGACCAGCGAGGTAAATTCATCTCTAAAATTCCTGCTGAGATCCACAAATGCGTATAAATCACTAAAGAGCACATCTAAATCCATCTCTGTATCATCTCTATCATTTGTCATTAAATCATTACAGCTAAAATATTCACTATAGTTACTATTCACACCGTCATTCGTGTAAAGTGATTCTACAGATATGTTCACAGGTTTGCAAATTGTCGAGCTAATAGCAAGGATGgattttgatattttgtcACATGCgcacattttaaatgtcTCCAAAATGCAGTCATGTAATTTTGAAATTCCCTCCTTTACAGCGGCATCCGCATCAAACTCGATGGGACTGCTTATAGTTACATCTAGCGGATAGTCTAATAGTTTATTGTACAGGGTTCCAAGCTCGTTCAACGAGTAGTAGGCCAAATGCTTCTTTAGAATCACAGCAAACAGATCCGCATGCATATGCTCTTCTAGCTCCACTTTTATACCATGTTTTGTGTAAATGGCTTCAACTGCAGCTATAAAGACGTAATTTGCAACAAACTGTAGCATTAACGATTCCAAACTCTTGAAGGAGCCAACTTGTAAGTTGTGAATTGCGATTTTGTAGAGCTTACTTCTCCTCTCTAGTACGCTTTCGAGACCATCTTGGCCTCCAGAAAGATCAAAACCGGCTTTTCCAGACAATAGAATAAGGGTGAACAGTATTTCAAGAACGAGATTCACGTCACTCGAGTCAAGAACCGCCAGGCAGTGTGACCTCAACTTGTCAATGTGAAACTGGAGAGAGCCCTTTATATCCTTTACAAACTCATTGATCCCCTTTACATGCCCAGGACCAATGCACTCTATGATTGTTATTAGAGCTGGCGATTTTGTGTGTAGGAGATGGTAGGACTGGAGCACTTTGTTGGTCTTGAGGAGGCGGTAATTCTTCATGCTTGTGGTCTGGAGCGCATCCATCGCCATTGACGTCAACAAAAGCTTGGAATTATCCGGTATCTTGGCCAGCAAAGCGTCAATGTCGAGACTTTTGAGCTCTCGCATTCCGTCACTTTCCTCCTTGAGCCACTCGGAGACAATACAGAGACAAGATCCGTCCAAAGGCTCGTCCAAGGCCTTGCTTGAGGAAAACTTGTCGTAAAACCCAAAAGATTTGATCAAAGCGCCTACATTGTCTAAATTAGTCCTGGAGTTTTTAATCAGAGAACATATTTCGAGTATAGTAGTCACACATAGAAGCACAGAGTCCAATTCACTCGTTACAAGCGACTTGATGTCTAATTCGAGCTTGTGAGAACATAGATGCATCATCTGCAGTGTTTTCATTACCCCGAGCTCATCCGCCTCTCTAAAGAGGGAATCCAGGTCCAAATGTATGTATTCATCTTCGTTACActccattttcataaaGTGTGTGTATGGAAACGAGGCGTACAGAAGCAAATATAGGGGAAGTGAGACAGGTATAGGGAAAATAGACAAATTAGACTTCAGACATTCTCTTGCGCTTGTCAGGTGTCTTCCTCCTTCTAATTTTATCATGGAGGTTATTCTTAGCATTCTTTTGCTGTTCAATGGACTCACGGACACCCCTGAGATACTTGAGGGCATCTAGCGTGATTCTCTTGCCTGCCCTCTGAATATCATGTAGCCATTCAAAGGCATATCCTCTGCGTTTGCATGTTTTCAAACAGTTGTAAGCTGCAACATCCCAGAGACCAAGGACATAAGCTGCCTTGTAGAGTTCTACAATAGTCATGTCTCCAAAGGTAGACTTTGCCGCAACTTTAAGTCCATTAGCCTCCAAAACAGGGTCACAAAGCTCTGCATTCTTCATCCTATCCATGTGGAGCACCTTCCTTAAATTGGCCCTTCCGTTGGTTCCAATAGGAATGTTGAATCCCGGGTACCATCTAATGAGGTTTCCGGGTCGAACTGTATTCTCCACAAACTTTGCGAATGCACTAGCTTCTTCAAAGGCTCCATTCTTTATGCCTGGCGCCTTTGGCGGAAACTTTGTTCTAAAGTTTCTGACATCACCGTTGCTATCCACGTTCCACCAGCTAACTTCATGGACACCATCCCAATCCCAGCTAATAGTAGGGGAATAGCAGAGACCAGTgtcatcatttttaaagCGCATTAACCCGTCATTCAAGTTGGCAGATGATGCAATGGCCCTGCTGCTCAAGACCTGCTTTGTGAGCTTCAATTTATCCCCGCTAACCCTGGTGTAAACTGTATGGTCCTCTGGAGGGGCAACATCCAACTGTGAGTCGTCATACTTTTTACCCAGGTCAATAATGTAGCTGCTAAGAAAAACTTCTGGTGGAAGCGTGTAGGTAGATGGGCCGTCCACGTATTCTTGTGCGTAAACGTTCCTAAGGATTTCCATGAAATGAGCTTTTGTCGCCTCTGAAGGCTCCATCTGAAACGCCGGTTCGCGCGTAATTCTCGTAAGACGGGAATACTGAGGTACTTCCTGTGAAGCGTTAGAGGAGAAAGAAGATACGGAATCCCTACCCTCAAGGGATATCCTACCCTGTATCTTGTCATTTGGATGCATATTTGCCGGATGCTCCAACGCATACATTTCAGAATTATTTGGGCTGGCATTCGTTGATACAGTATGTGTATCAAGCGAATAACATGAGAGCAAACTGTCGAGGGATTTCGTATAACCCTCCATTGAAAAAGCATCCATCTTATAATACGGTGATTTCATGGTTCCATTTCCGAAAAATTGTTGGCCTGTCTCGCCATTGAACCCATCATAAACTGCATGATTAAGACTTTTCCTTTTAAGTGCATTTGGACCTGCACCATGCACTGCCATATCCTGATTATACATTAAGTCAGCGTACAAGGGCTTTTCTTTGTTCGCATACGATTGTTCATTCATTTGTCCAGCCATAGCATTTTGTCCTCTGAGTGGAGTTACATTAGTTGCGTCCATTAACGAATTAAAGAGAGCGAGATCTTGGGTGCTTACTCTTTTCACTGCTGCGCTTTTGCTGGTTTTTCCTACAGGTTTGCCTGCTGCTTTTGGTACAACTTTTACACCACTTGCGAGTGGAGCTGCATTATTGATGGTTCCATTCACTGGAATAACACTACCGATATGCCCACCTCTTGCAACGTGTCCACCAAGTATGGGAGTGGAAACACTTGACATTGGCGACATGGTAGTTGAGACGTACTCAACTTTCCCATTACTTTGGGGCAATACTTGTGCTTTAACTGCCTTATTCACACCAGATTCCGTACGTAAAGAATCAATAAATCCATTTGGATCCACATGTCTAGTATGGTCATCTCCGTCAATGGGTAGCATGTGTGGATCATCCACAGGGATAACGTCCAGTCCCTTTAAACCACCGAGTTCCGGAATGGTATACTGGGTATACGGATCATTTGTCACATCTTGTTCTATAAACTGCGTCTTATTATAGTCTCCATAGAAAGCTGGGTCATGGTAGACATCCCTATAAAAGTTTGGGTTCTCAGCCGTTTCATATAGCCCGGGGTTATGGTAGATTGAAGCATTTTGGAGTATAGAATCGTGGTCAAAGTGTACTGAATACGGGTCAAAATTGGTGGTAAACGCGAATCCGTCACCTAAAATCAAAGAATCTGtgttgtaaaaatttttAGTGTATGAAGTACCATTTCTCGTGTACGATGTTCCGTACTTTGTATACGAGTTGCCAAAGTTATATACTAGGCTGTCATCTATTCCGTAGAACGAATCTTCCAATGTGCTTTTAAAATAGTTGTCAATCTCGCCCATAGATGTATGTGTGTCCTGAGCCACAGGTGCTATTAGTGAATTCATTTCACTGGACGCGTGCGAATAGTTGGTCGTATCTATTCCTGCGTGTTCAAATTTTTGCAGTTGATAAGCTTTTTAAATCAATAGACTTCTCCAATAGAGAGTTGAAATATCCTTGTCTAGAAGCCGAAATTTCAAATTGCGTGGCCCAGACAGAGTCGTTTTGCAGAAAACACGTCTTTCAAGTTAATAACACCCCTTGCCAGCTTTTACAAAGGATAAAACTAAAATGTCAGTGTTCCTTTCTTGAtaaatttgtctaaccGAGTCATTCACCCAAAGCAGCCCAAAAATGCTAAATCGTCATTCTTTACCAACTCATTGAGGATATTTTAGAATTCAGAGAGCTTTCTTAAAGCACAAGCGAATTATTTTTACTCAAAACATGCAAAGGCGAATTTTCTCCGGGATTCCACCAAGGACCCAACAACCCAAAATAAACTGTCTATTCACCCTCgtttataaaatatttacGGGCTCACGGAACGCCCCTTTGATCTACACAAACACGTCCACTGGATGGGAGACCAACGCGATTGTAATCCGAGCTTCACGAGTAGGTTGCCGCCCCTGTCTAGTTTGGCTTCCTACAGAAATGTTCCACTTAGACAAACTATGCAGCAATATAGTATACTTTAGACGTAGATTTTAGCTAGGAATGTTACCCAGAGTGTCTGTTTTGCTGCCAGGTACCCGAAAATGAGTCTCTGTTTGCACTGCAGCGCCTCGACCATGTGCTCCTCCATATCTCTACCCTACTGCCCCGAAACCGG
This window encodes:
- a CDS encoding conserved hypothetical protein (encoded by transcript BEWA_013300A) — translated: MPKREARRKPEDYCQMKPLRDCLAQNEGRIEKCIKEVELFEKTCDSNRPYFHTKESIDDSKSGLYTGKRHL
- a CDS encoding hypothetical protein (encoded by transcript BEWA_013310A) — translated: MECNEDEYIHLDLDSLFREADELGVMKTLQMMHLCSHKLELDIKSLVTSELDSVLLCVTTILEICSLIKNSRTNLDNVGALIKSFGFYDKFSSSKALDEPLDGSCLCIVSEWLKEESDGMRELKSLDIDALLAKIPDNSKLLLTSMAMDALQTTSMKNYRLLKTNKVLQSYHLLHTKSPALITIIECIGPGHVKGINEFVKDIKGSLQFHIDKLRSHCLAVLDSSDVNLVLEILFTLILLSGKAGFDLSGGQDGLESVLERRSKLYKIAIHNLQVGSFKSLESLMLQFVANYVFIAAVEAIYTKHGIKVELEEHMHADLFAVILKKHLAYYSLNELGTLYNKLLDYPLDVTISSPIEFDADAAVKEGISKLHDCILETFKMCACDKISKSILAISSTICKPVNISVESLYTNDGVNSNYSEYFSCNDLMTNDRDDTEMDLDVLFSDLYAFVDLSRNFRDEFTSLVHEKLSQLLNVISKHIRSLQIKEQSDETLMLMDEETDVATLEIAGYLFDGVVHKFLSSNKLVGLILSLGKFPEPLSSQVHDIYEHIATNLLEPIVKHTKMMISSLPLESDASQDPLDDEKKLYAVMIMYASFNIKSIVRAENSYRDSKFNNAVDKSALEMAFGLYNGFESVPTQLQMGRSEESDCVRSGIWTYINIDIFNKYGYDVCGYYITPKEDKTPRGFKTYTHKFPGAFLYLNQIKYNKSEQNGFENIKSCHTDVTVYYWSHDEDNLLPLAIRVTKTGWYWAHYYYHEYYKRDSIDSNNWTKHKDKNFYSGASDISNTFKNVVVLKLDAKNNETYGVNGEKTSTINPDVKITVSEQNNYKPGYDKYTHHLLNNESMRVLSTKLGNKHKSFKESILASQYNSASVYYATADSGREKPLILQLGNGNDFFKLDGDKWIKDPSINAGNLEEKRRNLSGAHIINISETQNRYQCSSPGCGTPINVESHQEDTHKYTRKRHYISSKFSVSSFIGSGGESQTGLSSPTNINEVNVFFYPKDDTPKPLLIHYQVSNNHKWYKKTKVANNWEEVTDETIKPTSATDHDTIKKLLTGTKSAAVLSQAAASSGLSSRSGLPPAVKKGLEIGGSVLGSLATVGTVGGLVKKFWGTIVTQLIARM
- a CDS encoding conserved hypothetical protein (encoded by transcript BEWA_013320A), with the translated sequence MNSLIAPVAQDTHTSMGEIDNYFKSTLEDSFYGIDDSLVYNFGNSYTKYGTSYTRNGTSYTKNFYNTDSLILGDGFAFTTNFDPYSVHFDHDSILQNASIYHNPGLYETAENPNFYRDVYHDPAFYGDYNKTQFIEQDVTNDPYTQYTIPELGGLKGLDVIPVDDPHMLPIDGDDHTRHVDPNGFIDSLRTESGVNKAVKAQVLPQSNGKVEYVSTTMSPMSSVSTPILGGHVARGGHIGSVIPVNGTINNAAPLASGVKVVPKAAGKPVGKTSKSAAVKRVSTQDLALFNSLMDATNVTPLRGQNAMAGQMNEQSYANKEKPLYADLMYNQDMAVHGAGPNALKRKSLNHAVYDGFNGETGQQFFGNGTMKSPYYKMDAFSMEGYTKSLDSLLSCYSLDTHTVSTNASPNNSEMYALEHPANMHPNDKIQGRISLEGRDSVSSFSSNASQEVPQYSRLTRITREPAFQMEPSEATKAHFMEILRNVYAQEYVDGPSTYTLPPEVFLSSYIIDLGKKYDDSQLDVAPPEDHTVYTRVSGDKLKLTKQVLSSRAIASSANLNDGLMRFKNDDTGLCYSPTISWDWDGVHEVSWWNVDSNGDVRNFRTKFPPKAPGIKNGAFEEASAFAKFVENTVRPGNLIRWYPGFNIPIGTNGRANLRKVLHMDRMKNAELCDPVLEANGLKVAAKSTFGDMTIVELYKAAYVLGLWDVAAYNCLKTCKRRGYAFEWLHDIQRAGKRITLDALKYLRGVRESIEQQKNAKNNLHDKIRRRKTPDKRKRMSEV